A single Triticum dicoccoides isolate Atlit2015 ecotype Zavitan chromosome 2A, WEW_v2.0, whole genome shotgun sequence DNA region contains:
- the LOC119357569 gene encoding sex determination protein tasselseed-2-like has product MTALDFMPAEKPPQAGSVALGTTTHNAAAAAAMRVREFVQQRRLEGKVAIVTGGARGIGEAIVRAFVRHGARVVIADIDDAAGEALAAALGGALCSYVHCDVSVEADVERAVGCCVARYGRLDVLCNNAGVLGRQAPPSGAGAGAKSGGIATLDAAEFDRVLRVNTLGAALGMKHAARAMLQRRGAGGSIVSVASVAGVLGGMGPHAYTASKHALVGLTKNAACELGEHGIRVNCVSPFGVATPMLVNAWRHSHHDEDEDGSAAAPVSAEEVEKAEEMVRGMATLKGTTLRAGDIAEAALFLASDESRYISGHNLVVDGGVTTSRNVIGL; this is encoded by the coding sequence ATGACCGCTCTCGACTTCATGCCCGCCGAGAAGCCCCCCCAAGCCGGCAGCGTCGCTCTTGGCACCACCACCCAcaatgccgccgccgctgccgccatgcGGGTGCGCGAGTTCGTCCAGCAGAGGAGGCTGGAGGGGAAGGTGGCCATCGTCACCGGCGGGGCGCGCGGGATCGGGGAGGCGATCGTGCGCGCGTTCGTCCGGCACGGCGCGCGCGTGGTGATCGCCGACATCGACGACGCGGCGGGCGAGGCTCTGGCCGCCGCGCTGGGCGGCGCCCTCTGCAGCTACGTGCACTGCGACGTGTCGGTGGAGGCCGACGTGGAGCGCGCGGTCGGTTGCTGCGTGGCGCGGTACGGGCGTCTGGACGTCCTCTGCAACAACGCCGGCGTGCTGGGCCGGCAGGCGCCGCCCTCGGGAGCGGGCGCGGGCGCCAAGAGCGGCGGCATCGCGACCCTGGACGCCGCCGAGTTCGACCGGGTGCTGCGCGTGAACACGCTCGGCGCGGCCCTCGGCATGAAGCACGCGGCGCGGGCCATGCTGCAGCGCCGCGGCGCAGGCGGGAGCATCGTGTCGGTGGCGAGCGTGGCCGGCGTGCTGGGCGGGATGGGCCCGCATGCGTACACGGCGTCGAAGCACGCGCTGGTGGGGCTGACCAAGAACGCGGCCTGCGAGCTCGGGGAGCACGGCATCCGCGTGAACTGCGTGTCCCCCTTCGGCGTGGCCACGCCAATGCTGGTGAATGCGTGGCGCCACAGCCACCATGATGAAGATGAAGACGGGAGCGCGGCGGCGCCGGTGAGCGCGGAGGAGGTGGAGAAGGCGGAGGAGATGGTGCGCGGCATGGCGACGCTCAAGGGAACGACGTTGAGGGCAGGGGACATCGCGGAGGCGGCGCTGTTCCTGGCCAGCGACGAGTCGAGGTACATCTCCGGGCACaacctcgtcgtcgacggcggcGTCACCACCTCCAGGAACGTCATCGGGCTGTGA